A single Pseudomonas marvdashtae DNA region contains:
- a CDS encoding DUF6124 family protein, with product MFKITPNPPETDNSAQTKSKAKKHDETTKRVLDHYLLPKPEKSEDASKPDPLFTVSKKADNECLLANLSENLASADAMISNLAFDLEGPRRHIALGIQQLIELSSMLASRVLDNVDPR from the coding sequence ATGTTCAAAATAACTCCAAACCCTCCGGAAACGGACAACTCCGCGCAAACCAAATCCAAAGCCAAAAAGCACGACGAAACCACCAAACGCGTCTTGGATCACTACCTGCTACCCAAACCGGAAAAGTCCGAAGATGCATCCAAACCGGACCCGCTCTTCACCGTGTCAAAAAAAGCCGACAACGAATGCCTGCTCGCCAACCTCAGCGAAAACCTGGCATCCGCCGACGCGATGATCAGCAACCTGGCCTTCGACCTGGAAGGCCCCCGCCGCCACATTGCCCTCGGCATTCAGCAACTGATCGAACTGAGTTCAATGCTGGCCAGCCGTGTGCTGGATAACGTCGACCCACGCTAA
- a CDS encoding HAD family hydrolase: MHYQTVLFDLDGTLTDPREGITRSIQFALSKLGIDEPDLTRLEHFIGPPLLQAFMQFYDFDEAKAWEAVNFYRERFKVTGLYENRVFDGVLPLLETLGGQGRQLYIATSKPWVFAREIARHFDFARHFKVIYGSELDGTRTNKVELIAHLMAEENLDPSNTLMIGDRKHDLIGARSNGLDAAAVGYGFGSFEELSAENPVHHFQTLDELHRAFLRG, from the coding sequence ATGCACTACCAAACCGTACTGTTCGACCTCGACGGCACCCTCACCGACCCACGGGAAGGCATCACTCGTTCGATCCAGTTCGCCTTGAGCAAACTGGGCATCGATGAGCCCGACCTGACCCGCCTCGAACACTTCATCGGTCCGCCGCTGTTGCAGGCGTTCATGCAGTTTTATGACTTCGACGAAGCGAAGGCCTGGGAAGCGGTGAACTTCTATCGTGAACGCTTCAAGGTCACCGGCCTTTACGAGAACCGCGTCTTCGATGGAGTGCTGCCCCTGCTGGAAACCCTCGGCGGCCAGGGTCGGCAGCTGTACATCGCCACCTCCAAACCCTGGGTCTTCGCCCGGGAAATCGCCCGCCATTTCGACTTCGCCCGACACTTCAAGGTGATCTACGGCAGCGAACTGGACGGCACCCGAACCAATAAAGTCGAGCTTATCGCTCACCTGATGGCCGAAGAAAACCTCGACCCGAGCAACACCCTGATGATCGGCGACCGCAAACACGACCTGATCGGCGCCCGCAGCAACGGCCTGGACGCGGCGGCGGTGGGGTATGGGTTTGGCAGTTTCGAAGAGCTGAGCGCTGAAAACCCGGTGCATCATTTCCAGACGCTGGATGAGTTGCACCGGGCGTTTTTGCGGGGGTGA
- a CDS encoding gamma carbonic anhydrase family protein, producing the protein MTLRTYQNHSPRLARGAFVDSTAVVIGDVEIGEDSSVWPLTVIRGDMHRIRIGARTSVQDGCVLHITHAGPFNPDGFPLLIGDDVTIAHKVMLHGCSVGSRILIGMGSIVMDGAVVEDDVIIGAGSLVPPGKRLESGFLYVGSPVKQVRPLTDKERAFFTYSAANYVKLKDLHLAEGYDQP; encoded by the coding sequence GTGACCCTTCGCACGTACCAGAACCACAGCCCGCGGCTTGCCCGTGGGGCTTTTGTCGACAGCACCGCGGTGGTGATCGGCGACGTCGAAATCGGCGAAGACAGCTCCGTCTGGCCGCTGACGGTCATTCGCGGCGACATGCACCGCATCCGCATCGGCGCCCGCACCAGTGTCCAGGACGGCTGCGTGCTGCACATCACCCACGCCGGTCCGTTCAACCCCGATGGATTCCCGTTGCTGATTGGCGACGACGTGACCATCGCCCACAAGGTCATGCTCCATGGCTGCTCCGTCGGCAGCCGGATCCTCATCGGCATGGGCAGCATCGTCATGGACGGCGCCGTGGTCGAGGATGACGTGATCATTGGCGCCGGCAGCCTCGTGCCGCCGGGCAAACGCCTGGAAAGCGGCTTCCTTTATGTCGGCAGCCCGGTGAAGCAGGTCCGGCCGCTGACCGATAAGGAGCGGGCCTTTTTCACCTACAGCGCGGCGAACTACGTAAAACTCAAGGATCTGCATCTGGCCGAAGGCTACGACCAGCCCTGA
- the prlC gene encoding oligopeptidase A, whose protein sequence is MFLPAKVSTVSVNNPLLQPYDLPPFSAIRAEHVQPAIEQILADNRAAIAEILKTQVQQPTWASLVLAMDELNDRLGAAWSPVSHLNAVRNSPELREAYEACLPALSAYSTELGQNRELFQAFEALANSPEAAGFDVAQKTILEHSLRDFRLSGIDLPPEQQKRYAEVQSKLSELGSRFSNQLLDATQAWTKHVTDEAALAGLTDSAKAQMAAAAQAKGLDGWLINLEFPSYYAVMTYAEDRALREEVYAAYCTRASDQGPNAGQNDNGPVMEQILDLRQELAKLLGFANFAELSLATKMAESSDQVLSFLRDLAKRSKPFAALDLEQLKAYAAEQGCPDLQSWDSGFYGEKLRQQRYSVAQEALRAYFPIDKVLSGLFAIVQRLYGIEIAELKGFDSWHPDVRLFEIKENGQHVGRFFFDLYARANKRGGAWMDGARDRRRTFEGVLQSPVANLVCNFTPADSGKPALLTHDEVTTLFHEFGHGLHHLLTRVEHAGVSGINGVAWDAVELPSQFMENWCWEPEGLALISGHYETGEPLPQDLLEKMLAAKNFQSGLMMVRQLEFSLFDFELHATHGDGRSVLQVLEGVRDEVSVMRPPAYNRFPNSFAHIFAGGYAAGYYSYKWAEVLSADAFSKFEEDGVLNADTGRAFREAILARGGSQEPMVLFVDFRGREPSIDALLRHSGLSEDAAA, encoded by the coding sequence ATGTTTCTTCCAGCCAAGGTGTCAACCGTGAGCGTGAACAACCCTCTTTTGCAGCCCTACGACCTGCCACCATTCTCGGCGATCCGTGCCGAACACGTGCAACCGGCCATCGAGCAGATTCTGGCTGACAACCGTGCCGCCATCGCCGAAATCCTCAAGACCCAAGTCCAGCAGCCTACCTGGGCCAGCCTGGTATTGGCGATGGACGAGCTCAATGATCGCCTGGGCGCTGCCTGGAGCCCGGTCAGTCACCTGAACGCCGTGCGCAACAGCCCGGAATTGCGTGAAGCCTACGAGGCTTGCCTGCCGGCGCTAAGTGCCTACTCCACCGAGCTGGGCCAGAACCGCGAGCTGTTCCAGGCGTTCGAAGCCCTGGCGAACAGCCCCGAGGCGGCCGGTTTTGATGTGGCGCAGAAAACCATCCTGGAACACTCCCTGCGCGACTTCCGCCTGTCGGGTATCGACCTGCCGCCCGAGCAGCAGAAGCGCTACGCCGAAGTGCAGAGCAAACTGTCCGAGCTGGGCAGCCGCTTCTCCAACCAACTGCTGGACGCGACCCAGGCTTGGACCAAGCACGTCACAGACGAAGCCGCCCTCGCCGGCCTGACCGACTCGGCCAAGGCGCAAATGGCCGCCGCGGCCCAGGCCAAAGGGCTGGACGGCTGGCTGATCAACTTGGAATTCCCCAGCTATTACGCGGTGATGACCTACGCCGAAGACCGCGCCCTGCGCGAAGAAGTCTATGCGGCCTACTGCACCCGTGCCTCAGACCAAGGCCCGAATGCTGGCCAGAACGACAACGGCCCGGTGATGGAGCAGATCCTCGACCTGCGCCAGGAACTGGCCAAGCTGCTGGGTTTTGCCAACTTCGCAGAACTGAGCCTGGCAACCAAAATGGCCGAATCCAGCGATCAGGTGCTCAGCTTCCTGCGCGACCTGGCCAAGCGCAGCAAGCCGTTCGCCGCCCTGGACCTGGAACAGCTCAAAGCCTATGCCGCCGAGCAGGGCTGCCCCGACCTGCAAAGCTGGGACAGCGGTTTCTACGGTGAAAAACTCCGCCAGCAGCGTTACAGCGTGGCCCAGGAAGCCCTGCGCGCCTACTTCCCGATCGACAAGGTGTTGAGCGGCCTGTTCGCCATCGTCCAGCGCCTCTATGGCATCGAGATCGCCGAGTTGAAAGGCTTCGACAGCTGGCACCCGGACGTGCGCCTGTTTGAAATCAAGGAGAACGGCCAGCACGTTGGTCGCTTCTTCTTCGACCTCTACGCCCGCGCCAACAAGCGTGGCGGTGCCTGGATGGACGGTGCCCGCGACCGTCGTCGTACCTTCGAGGGCGTCCTGCAAAGCCCCGTTGCCAACCTGGTGTGCAACTTCACCCCGGCTGACAGCGGCAAGCCGGCGCTGTTGACCCATGACGAAGTCACCACCCTGTTCCACGAGTTCGGCCATGGCCTGCACCATCTGCTGACCCGCGTCGAACATGCCGGCGTGTCCGGCATCAACGGCGTCGCCTGGGACGCCGTCGAGCTGCCAAGTCAGTTCATGGAAAACTGGTGCTGGGAGCCCGAAGGCCTGGCGCTGATTTCCGGCCATTATGAAACCGGCGAACCGCTGCCCCAGGACCTGCTGGAGAAAATGCTCGCGGCGAAAAACTTCCAATCGGGCCTGATGATGGTCCGCCAGTTGGAGTTCTCGTTGTTCGACTTCGAGCTGCATGCCACCCACGGCGACGGCCGCAGCGTGCTGCAAGTGCTCGAAGGCGTGCGCGACGAGGTGTCGGTGATGCGCCCACCGGCCTACAACCGCTTTCCGAACAGCTTTGCGCATATCTTCGCCGGCGGCTACGCGGCGGGTTACTACAGCTACAAGTGGGCAGAAGTGCTGTCGGCCGATGCCTTCTCCAAATTCGAGGAAGACGGCGTGCTCAACGCCGACACCGGTCGCGCCTTCCGCGAGGCAATCCTGGCCCGTGGCGGCTCCCAGGAGCCGATGGTGCTGTTCGTCGACTTCCGTGGCCGTGAGCCGTCGATTGACGCACTCTTGCGCCATAGCGGCCTGAGCGAGGACGCGGCAGCATGA
- a CDS encoding YheV family putative zinc ribbon protein produces the protein MSEGPVITKRRFIAGAVCPACSEPDKLMMWNEDGVPHRECVACGYSDTLNEQGLSVPKELGTRVNTSALKTPDVKVQAVQFFPNPKLKKKTD, from the coding sequence ATGAGCGAGGGGCCTGTGATTACCAAACGACGCTTTATCGCCGGGGCGGTCTGCCCGGCATGCAGCGAGCCGGACAAGCTGATGATGTGGAACGAAGATGGCGTGCCGCACCGTGAATGTGTCGCCTGCGGTTATTCCGACACACTCAACGAGCAAGGCCTGTCGGTGCCCAAGGAATTGGGCACCCGGGTCAACACCTCGGCGCTGAAGACACCTGACGTGAAGGTCCAGGCGGTACAGTTTTTCCCAAACCCCAAGTTGAAGAAAAAAACCGACTGA
- a CDS encoding M3 family metallopeptidase: MHPTENPLLQRHDLPPFSKIQAEHFSPALDQIITESRAKVAEIIKTQAPFPTWDDLVLAMDEIHARLKGFGYVLERLATTRTEEAWEQVSLDCTPRLQQFKRSLRQNAELFQLYQRLADSEIAKHFSSVRTRTLEKILRQFRRDGLGSDSQPALKDLQLRIQGARSLFLEHLHEANKAWNRTFDDQARLSGLPLSFRQRMAEQAREQGRTGWLLTLNEESFRIVMRYADDAVLRKQVYVAYSTRASDQGPHAGVYDNGDVLWQLLRDRHELATLLGYSNYAQLALEPEQARSPEEVQAFLQGMLQQQESVFIEDAAQLQAFAETQGFSGLQPWNYRYLAQKLRHRMTGVSEQTVSAWFELESTFSQLLLMAKDLFGVDIIERRDVATWHPQVRLLEVRERGEILGYLYFDPFEDANQDSFPNTSTLRNRRITAEGRPRYPIATLHGWLPRVPGDSPVLLDHRQLRVLFHELGHCLHHVLSLVEYRAVSGISELSRDAAEFAGVLFEQWCFSKECLVRLSRHYQTGAPLPETIADQLLAYLGMQTSWDTAAFLRDALFDMELHRSHGDGRTAQQVFDQVNAQVGHLPVFANERWPNGLDYIVTGYAAGIYAYAWSKRLADIVFKRFKRNGLYDRQTAKALREAIFERGDSRPLSESIAAFLQATDHRAGAGS, translated from the coding sequence ATGCACCCCACCGAAAACCCGCTGTTACAGCGCCATGACCTGCCGCCTTTTTCTAAGATTCAAGCCGAACACTTTTCCCCGGCCCTCGATCAGATAATCACCGAGAGCCGCGCCAAAGTCGCCGAGATCATCAAGACCCAAGCACCCTTCCCCACGTGGGACGATTTGGTGCTGGCCATGGATGAAATTCATGCGCGACTCAAGGGATTTGGTTATGTGCTGGAGCGCTTGGCTACCACCAGGACCGAAGAAGCCTGGGAACAGGTTTCGCTCGACTGCACCCCACGCTTGCAGCAGTTCAAGCGGTCGTTGAGGCAGAACGCCGAGCTGTTTCAGCTCTATCAACGCTTGGCGGACAGCGAGATCGCCAAGCATTTCTCCTCGGTGAGAACGAGAACCCTGGAAAAGATCCTCAGGCAGTTTCGCCGCGACGGACTGGGGTCCGATTCGCAGCCGGCCCTGAAGGACTTGCAACTGCGCATCCAAGGCGCCCGTAGCCTGTTCCTGGAACATTTGCATGAGGCCAACAAAGCCTGGAACCGAACATTCGATGATCAAGCCCGATTGAGTGGCCTGCCGCTTTCCTTCAGGCAGCGAATGGCCGAGCAGGCTCGTGAACAGGGGCGCACGGGATGGTTGCTGACCCTCAATGAGGAATCGTTTCGCATCGTCATGCGTTACGCGGACGATGCCGTGCTGCGCAAGCAGGTATATGTCGCCTACAGCACGCGCGCGTCCGATCAAGGGCCACATGCCGGCGTGTACGACAACGGCGATGTGCTGTGGCAGTTGCTCAGGGATCGTCATGAGTTGGCCACCCTGCTGGGCTATTCGAATTACGCTCAGTTGGCGCTAGAACCGGAACAGGCTCGGTCGCCGGAAGAGGTCCAAGCATTCCTGCAAGGCATGCTGCAACAGCAGGAAAGCGTGTTTATCGAAGACGCCGCGCAGTTGCAGGCATTTGCTGAAACCCAAGGTTTCAGCGGGCTGCAGCCCTGGAATTATCGATATCTGGCGCAAAAACTCCGCCATCGAATGACGGGCGTCTCGGAACAGACCGTCAGCGCCTGGTTTGAGTTGGAGTCGACATTTTCACAGCTATTGCTGATGGCAAAGGACCTGTTCGGCGTGGACATCATCGAACGTCGGGACGTGGCTACTTGGCATCCGCAGGTGCGCCTTCTTGAGGTTCGCGAACGGGGCGAGATCCTCGGCTACCTATATTTCGATCCGTTCGAGGACGCCAACCAGGATAGCTTCCCCAACACCAGCACCCTGCGAAACCGCCGCATCACCGCCGAGGGACGGCCCCGCTATCCGATTGCCACGCTGCACGGCTGGTTGCCGCGTGTTCCTGGTGACAGCCCCGTGCTGCTGGACCATCGTCAACTGCGAGTGCTTTTTCACGAACTGGGCCATTGCTTGCACCATGTGTTGAGCCTGGTCGAGTACCGTGCGGTGTCGGGCATTTCCGAACTGTCCCGGGATGCCGCCGAATTTGCTGGCGTATTGTTCGAACAATGGTGTTTCTCCAAGGAATGCCTGGTTCGGTTGTCCAGGCATTACCAAACTGGCGCGCCCCTGCCAGAGACGATCGCCGATCAGTTGCTGGCATATCTCGGCATGCAGACCAGTTGGGACACGGCTGCGTTCTTGCGCGATGCCTTATTCGACATGGAGCTGCACCGCAGCCATGGCGACGGGCGAACGGCCCAGCAGGTATTTGATCAAGTCAACGCGCAAGTCGGGCATCTACCGGTGTTTGCAAACGAACGCTGGCCCAACGGCCTGGATTACATCGTCACGGGGTATGCGGCCGGCATCTATGCCTATGCCTGGTCGAAACGGCTGGCCGACATTGTGTTCAAGCGATTCAAACGCAACGGGCTATACGATAGGCAGACGGCCAAAGCCTTGCGCGAGGCGATCTTCGAACGGGGCGATTCACGGCCGCTGTCCGAGTCCATCGCCGCGTTCCTGCAAGCGACCGATCATCGTGCCGGCGCGGGCTCCTGA
- a CDS encoding phosphatase domain-containing protein, which translates to MSKRFSVLMLCLALLAVADSGAQAADGAQRPDEWAQPVAERYHLFQMSPTLYRSALPDGAALPLLAKFNIGTVITFLPDSDANWLSTSGIRQVQLPYRTNHVDDSDILNALRAVQAAEANGPVLMHCKHGSDRTGLVAAMYRVVVQGWSKEDALDEMTEGGFGDSHHFKDGVRYVMQADVDKLRLALKNGDCSTSVFALCSLKSWVNSTTTAHHLDPQEPAPAR; encoded by the coding sequence ATGTCCAAGCGCTTCTCCGTGTTGATGCTCTGCCTGGCCTTGCTCGCGGTGGCCGACTCCGGGGCGCAAGCCGCCGATGGTGCGCAGAGGCCCGATGAATGGGCCCAGCCAGTGGCCGAGCGCTACCACCTGTTCCAGATGTCGCCCACGCTTTATCGCAGCGCCTTGCCGGACGGCGCTGCATTGCCCTTGCTGGCCAAATTCAACATCGGCACCGTCATTACATTCCTGCCCGACTCGGATGCCAACTGGTTGTCGACCTCTGGCATCCGGCAAGTGCAGTTGCCTTATCGCACCAATCACGTCGACGACAGCGACATCCTCAACGCCTTGCGCGCCGTCCAGGCCGCCGAGGCCAACGGCCCGGTGCTGATGCATTGCAAGCACGGCTCGGACCGCACCGGGTTGGTGGCCGCCATGTACAGGGTGGTCGTCCAGGGCTGGAGCAAGGAAGACGCCCTGGACGAAATGACCGAAGGCGGATTCGGCGACAGCCACCACTTCAAGGATGGCGTTCGGTATGTGATGCAGGCTGATGTGGATAAGCTTCGTCTCGCCTTGAAGAACGGCGATTGCAGCACCAGCGTCTTCGCGCTCTGCTCGTTGAAAAGCTGGGTGAACTCAACGACCACCGCACACCACCTCGACCCTCAGGAGCCCGCGCCGGCACGATGA
- a CDS encoding PA0069 family radical SAM protein, whose translation MSVSLPPRGRGTATNPHNRFAPSRSVVEDDGWYQEVPPTQGTEVRIETAKTIITRNTSPDISFDRSINPYRGCEHGCIYCYARPSHAYWDMSPGLDFETKLIAKTNAADVLEEQLSKRGYQCAPIALGSNTDPYQPIEREQRITRRILEVLLRYRHPVTIVTKGSLVLRDLDLLTELAQQRLVKVMISLTTLDDELKRILEPRAAAPKARLRAIKVMREAGIAVGVLCAPIIPMINDSEIESLLTEARAAGAQTASYVMLRLPLEVAPLFEEWLQAHYPQRAAHVLSLVRQSRGGELYDSRFGARMRGEGPFADLLAQRFSKMLKRLSFDRRDSYNLDCDAFCPPGRQMSLI comes from the coding sequence ATGTCCGTCTCCCTACCGCCCCGCGGTCGCGGCACCGCCACCAACCCGCATAACCGCTTCGCCCCGAGTCGTTCGGTGGTTGAGGATGACGGTTGGTACCAGGAAGTCCCGCCCACCCAAGGCACCGAGGTGCGCATCGAAACGGCGAAGACCATCATCACCCGCAATACCTCGCCGGACATTTCGTTCGACCGCTCGATCAATCCTTACCGTGGCTGCGAACATGGCTGTATTTATTGCTACGCGCGGCCCAGCCATGCCTATTGGGACATGTCGCCCGGACTCGATTTCGAAACGAAGCTGATCGCCAAGACCAACGCCGCCGATGTGCTGGAAGAACAATTATCCAAGCGCGGCTATCAATGCGCACCGATCGCCCTGGGCTCCAACACCGACCCCTACCAGCCGATCGAGCGCGAGCAACGGATTACCCGCCGGATCCTTGAGGTGCTGCTGCGCTATCGGCATCCAGTGACCATCGTCACTAAAGGTTCGCTGGTCCTGCGGGACTTGGACCTACTGACCGAGCTGGCGCAACAGCGCCTGGTCAAGGTGATGATCAGCCTCACCACCCTGGACGATGAACTCAAACGTATCCTCGAACCGCGCGCGGCAGCACCCAAGGCGCGCTTGCGGGCGATCAAAGTGATGCGCGAAGCGGGCATTGCGGTCGGCGTGCTGTGCGCGCCGATCATCCCGATGATCAATGACAGCGAAATCGAAAGCCTGCTGACCGAAGCCCGGGCCGCCGGCGCGCAGACCGCCTCCTACGTCATGTTGCGCCTGCCGCTGGAAGTGGCGCCGCTGTTTGAAGAGTGGCTGCAGGCGCACTATCCGCAACGCGCCGCTCACGTGCTCAGCCTCGTGCGCCAGAGCCGCGGCGGTGAGCTGTACGACAGCCGGTTTGGTGCGCGAATGCGCGGCGAGGGACCTTTTGCCGACCTGTTGGCCCAGCGCTTCAGCAAAATGCTGAAGCGTTTGAGCTTTGATCGACGCGATAGCTACAATCTTGACTGCGATGCGTTCTGTCCGCCGGGCCGACAGATGTCATTGATTTAA
- a CDS encoding carbonic anhydrase has protein sequence MSDKDKQPLAASASAQPEAETADAALQHIVDGFLHFHHEIFPQQEELFKKLATAQTPRAMFITCADSRIVPELITHSSPGDLFVTRNVGNVVPPYGQMNGGVSTAIEYAVLALGVQHIIVCGHSDCGAMRAVLNPDTLEKMPTVKAWLRHAEVAKTMVHDNCPCGDEKQTMPILTEENVIAQLQHLRTHPSVASRMASGQLFIHGWVYNIETSEIKAFDADRGCFLPLDGSHPIPVATPKARF, from the coding sequence ATGAGTGACAAGGATAAACAGCCGTTGGCTGCGTCGGCTTCAGCCCAACCCGAGGCGGAAACCGCCGATGCAGCGCTGCAGCATATAGTTGACGGCTTTTTGCATTTCCATCACGAGATCTTTCCCCAGCAGGAAGAACTCTTCAAGAAACTCGCCACCGCCCAGACACCACGGGCGATGTTCATCACGTGCGCCGATTCGCGCATCGTGCCCGAGCTGATTACCCATAGCTCCCCCGGCGACCTGTTCGTGACCCGTAACGTCGGCAACGTCGTTCCACCTTATGGGCAAATGAACGGCGGCGTTTCCACCGCCATCGAATACGCCGTGCTGGCCCTCGGTGTGCAACACATCATCGTCTGCGGCCATTCCGATTGCGGCGCCATGCGCGCGGTGCTCAACCCCGACACCCTGGAAAAAATGCCCACGGTAAAAGCCTGGCTGCGCCACGCCGAAGTGGCCAAGACCATGGTTCACGACAACTGCCCGTGCGGTGATGAGAAGCAGACCATGCCCATCCTCACCGAAGAGAACGTGATCGCGCAGTTGCAGCATTTGCGAACGCACCCCTCGGTGGCTTCTCGCATGGCCAGCGGCCAGTTGTTCATCCATGGCTGGGTGTACAACATCGAGACCAGCGAGATCAAAGCCTTCGACGCGGATCGCGGCTGTTTCCTGCCGCTCGATGGCAGCCACCCGATACCGGTGGCGACGCCCAAAGCGCGCTTCTAA
- a CDS encoding SulP family inorganic anion transporter: MRAAQLKAVLPRELLASVVVFLVALPLCMGIAIASGLPPAKGLITGIIGGLVVGFLAGSKLQVSGPAAGLAVLVFELVRQHGVAMLGPILLLAGLLQLLAGRFRLGCWFRVTAPAVVYGMLAGIGVLIILSQVHVMLDAAPKPSGLDNLAAFPAAVAQALPSFGWQAGLLGLSTIAVMWLWEKFRPHSLRFVPGALLGVGLATVASLLLALQVKRVEVPENMAEAIDWLRPADLLNLADPSVLIAAFAVAFIASAETLLSAAAVDRMHSGERADFDRELSAQGIGNMLCGLLGALPMTGVIVRSSANVQAGATTRMSTIFHGLWLLLFVLLLSSVLQSIPVASLAGVLVYTGFKLVDLKAFRSLGRYGRMPMFTYAATALAIIFTDLLTGVLIGFGLTLAKLAWKASRLKISLIDLPQDGEMELRLVGAATFLKVPALTQVLNAVPEGATVHVPLNNLSYIDHSCLELLEEWGRANASKGSKLLIESRGLKRRLEGRLRTTVGVGATAS; this comes from the coding sequence ATGCGTGCTGCTCAATTAAAAGCTGTTCTGCCACGGGAGCTCTTGGCTTCCGTGGTTGTGTTTCTGGTGGCGCTGCCCTTGTGCATGGGCATCGCTATCGCGTCCGGGCTGCCGCCCGCCAAAGGTCTGATCACCGGCATCATCGGTGGACTGGTGGTCGGTTTCCTGGCCGGGTCGAAGCTGCAAGTCAGCGGTCCAGCCGCCGGCCTGGCGGTGTTGGTCTTCGAGCTGGTGCGCCAGCATGGCGTGGCAATGCTCGGGCCGATCCTGCTGCTGGCCGGTCTTCTGCAGCTATTGGCCGGACGCTTTCGCCTCGGTTGCTGGTTCCGGGTCACCGCGCCTGCGGTGGTGTACGGCATGCTGGCCGGTATCGGCGTGCTGATCATTTTGTCCCAGGTCCATGTGATGCTCGACGCAGCGCCCAAGCCCTCGGGACTGGATAACCTGGCGGCGTTCCCCGCGGCAGTGGCCCAGGCTTTGCCGTCGTTCGGCTGGCAGGCGGGTCTGCTCGGTCTTTCGACAATTGCCGTGATGTGGCTGTGGGAAAAATTTCGTCCGCACAGTTTGCGCTTCGTTCCCGGCGCCCTGCTCGGCGTCGGCCTGGCAACGGTTGCGAGCCTGTTGCTGGCGTTGCAGGTCAAGCGCGTGGAAGTCCCAGAAAATATGGCCGAAGCCATCGACTGGCTGCGCCCGGCCGATCTGCTGAACCTGGCCGACCCGTCGGTACTGATCGCGGCGTTCGCCGTCGCTTTCATCGCCAGCGCCGAAACCTTGCTCTCGGCCGCCGCCGTGGACCGAATGCACAGCGGCGAGCGCGCCGATTTCGACCGCGAACTGTCCGCCCAAGGTATCGGCAACATGCTCTGTGGCTTGCTCGGCGCCCTGCCGATGACGGGTGTGATTGTGCGCAGTTCCGCCAACGTGCAGGCCGGCGCAACCACGCGGATGTCGACGATCTTCCACGGCCTGTGGCTGCTGCTCTTCGTGCTCCTGTTGTCCAGCGTGCTGCAAAGCATTCCGGTGGCGAGCCTGGCGGGCGTGTTGGTGTACACCGGTTTCAAACTGGTGGACCTCAAGGCGTTTCGCAGTCTGGGCCGTTATGGGCGAATGCCGATGTTTACCTACGCCGCGACGGCGCTGGCAATCATCTTCACCGACCTGCTGACCGGCGTGCTGATCGGTTTCGGCCTGACCTTGGCGAAACTGGCGTGGAAAGCCTCGCGCCTGAAGATCAGCCTGATCGATCTGCCCCAGGACGGTGAGATGGAATTGCGCCTGGTGGGCGCGGCAACCTTCCTGAAGGTACCCGCGCTGACCCAAGTGCTGAATGCCGTACCGGAAGGCGCGACCGTGCATGTGCCGCTCAACAACCTGAGCTACATCGACCACTCGTGCCTGGAATTGCTGGAGGAATGGGGCCGGGCGAATGCCAGCAAGGGTTCGAAGCTGTTGATTGAATCGCGCGGACTCAAGCGCCGGCTGGAAGGACGATTGCGTACAACCGTTGGGGTGGGCGCAACGGCTTCCTGA